In Chanodichthys erythropterus isolate Z2021 chromosome 9, ASM2448905v1, whole genome shotgun sequence, a genomic segment contains:
- the LOC137026458 gene encoding rano class II histocompatibility antigen, A beta chain-like: MKTAIQGNYGYVQVRCRLPDTQQNTEFIFTVNYNMIEHLRYNSTEDKAVGFTEFGEKLAEEYNNNKLLRAQPEFVLDQCKKVGDLIFLNVGLTVPPEVIIRLDREANGNQKAVLVCSAYDFYPKPIKLTWMRDDKEMTADVTSTEELADGDWYYQIHSHLEYFPKPGEKISCVVEHASFHRPMVYHWDPSLSESERSKIILGAVGLVMGVVMAAGGLIYHKRKQTGFYRLLVCLLPLQTMDGDDQQ, from the exons TACAGGGAAATTACGGATATGTCCAAGTTCGCTGTCGACTACCTGACACTCAACAAAACACTGAATTTATCTTCACGGTCAACTACAACATGATTGAACATTTGAGATATAACAGCACAGAGGATAAGGCTGTTGGTTTCACTGAATTTGGAGAGAAACTGGCAGAagagtataataataataagcttttACGTGCGCAACCAGAATTTGTGCTGGATCAATGCAAAAAAGTTGGAGATTTAATATTCCTTAATGTAGGGTTGACAG TACCACCAGAAGTCATTATCCGGCTGGATAGAGAAGCTAATGGGAATCAGAAAGCTGTTCTGGTGTGCAGTGCTTATGACTTCTACCCCAAACCCATCAAGCTGACGTGGATGAGAGATGATAAAGAGATGACGGCGGATGTGACCTCCACTGAGGAGCTGGCTGATGGAGACTGGTACTACCAGATTCACTCCCACCTGGAATACTTTCCCAAACCTGGAGAGAAGATCTCCTGTGTGGTGGAGCACGCCAGCTTTCATAGACCCATGGTCTATCACTGGG ATCCTTCTCTATCTGAGTCTGAAAGGTCTAAGATAATTCTTGGGGCTGTGGGGCTGGTGATGGGGGTCGTGATGGCAGCCGGAGGTCTGATTTAccataaaagaaaacaaacag GCTTTTATAGACTTCTAGTTTGTTTACTTCCACTGCAAACAATGGACGGTGATGACCAGCAGTAA